Genomic segment of Mucilaginibacter sabulilitoris:
CAAATTCAAGATTAAGCGCCTCGCACATCATGTTCATCGTGTTTACTAACGACTGGTCGGTAAAATCGGCCGTTATGCGGGTGTTGTTGGGGCGTAAGGCCTTATAGTTAATTTTTACCTCAAACTTTTTTCCTATCCGGTGTAAGACCTCACCGATAGTGGCGTCGTTAAAAAACATGTCATACTCGGTTCCCCTGGTAAGTGAGGCCACTTCTACAACCGGATGCGTTTCCTGTATAATTGTTTTTTTTACTTCAGAGAATGTCCCTTTTTGGTGAGGGCGTAAGGTAACTGCAGCTGCATTGGCGGAGCTCAGAAAAACCCGACCCGTTAAAACATTCACCTCTATTTTATTTGAAGTTCTCTTTATATTAAAGCTTGTACCCAACACTCGGGTAGTTAAAACACCACAATGAATGATAAACGGATGGGCAGCATCTTTAGCAACCTCAAAAAGCGCTTCTCCCTCCAAATCAACATTACGCAAATTGCCCTGAAACTTCACCGGATAACTCAATTTGCTGTTTCCCTTTAACCAGACAATAGTACCGTCTGAAAGGATACTTTTTGTAATATGGCCGGCCGAGTTTGCAACCGACGTGTAGCGTTGTATGTTAAAAATATCTTTGAGCTGGTTACTGAAAGCAAAAACAGCAATGCCCAGTAAAACAAAGCATGATGCTACTTTTAACCATAGTCGCATCCTTATTATAACAGATGTACGTTTGGGGCTACCAACCGGTCCTATCCTGTTCATGAGGTCAGC
This window contains:
- a CDS encoding FecR family protein; translation: MRDKEFETLIDLYLKDQLSMEEKFKVEEWLRHITDESAFGNLTETEKDASQSKTYADLMNRIGPVGSPKRTSVIIRMRLWLKVASCFVLLGIAVFAFSNQLKDIFNIQRYTSVANSAGHITKSILSDGTIVWLKGNSKLSYPVKFQGNLRNVDLEGEALFEVAKDAAHPFIIHCGVLTTRVLGTSFNIKRTSNKIEVNVLTGRVFLSSANAAAVTLRPHQKGTFSEVKKTIIQETHPVVEVASLTRGTEYDMFFNDATIGEVLHRIGKKFEVKINYKALRPNNTRITADFTDQSLVNTMNMMCEALNLEFAIKQGAVTITDNPTN